In Octopus bimaculoides isolate UCB-OBI-ISO-001 chromosome 14, ASM119413v2, whole genome shotgun sequence, the following are encoded in one genomic region:
- the LOC106877102 gene encoding protocadherin beta-15 isoform X1 yields the protein MFLSLCIVLSLLHDCLMIDLTYRVQEEKPSGTYIADIAADSTFLDTIKSSEQSLITFSQLKEKLTQLFNVTKPGKLYTAQILDAESLCTYNKKCFRIVKVAVRKTKSFTKILKIKLIIEDINDHQPEFPQKQVNIKFSETDIQGTVKSLPNAIDRDLGFQNSLIEYKLKKKEDEPFSLSVFKRADGISSLRIILEKPLNREIQDSFTLNVIAKDGGTPPKQSVLNVVISVEDENDNQPVFSKPLYNISLKSTHEKTKPVVVISATDLDLGENGKISYYFSPKTPEISKKYFQLNKETGEIFMVYNSQLDGITLSELFVEARDGGSPPLSSIATVLVNVIDQHNNPPNIDVNFISSQNDNTATIPEDIKVGSFIAYVMVTDNDVGLNGQVSCDIKHDKFKLRSMGSKEYNLVLEKPVDRETQDHYKITLSCQDKGLPPLISTENLSIQVTDINDVQPKFTKDTFQFLTYENKDKDFPIGFVNATDLDLGPGGQLTYFLSNKDKPSLPFIITSYGFISTTMSLDREKQDVYKFQVFVKDNGLPSLNDTANVVVEILDQNDNAPFFTFPSVDPYNLDIHYYPQGKKDITVLRASDRDNGNNAFLTYGFFKGNDKNLFAIKPHSGVVYFSRKVYLDDAGAYELVFIVKDSGTPMQSATTTVSLTLTVSNKTSPMLTAVQLQSDNLIDVTLLIIIVAAAVIVFVVIVVSITLCIVRCVKHGTTTVRTGKKPPYNSEMRQLLIQTNNPIGLMNSENIISRNVLPKRTKHQLYPENLAQNKYKAPIITRNILKSAQKYSEPVVATSNDDAMEHNTDVPDYTLETLPAQRDGRHKLREGGGRHYEEIPSM from the exons ATGTTTCTATCACTGTGTATAGTACTGTCACTCTTGCATGACTGTCTAATGATAGATCTTACCTACCGAGTGCAAGAAGAGAAACCTTCAGGAACATATATTGCAGATATTGCTGCTGACTCAACCTTTTTGGACACTATCAAGTCATCAGAACAAAGTCTGATAACATTCAGTCAGTTGAAAGAAAAGTTAACACAACTGTTCAATGTTACAAAGCCAGGAAAGCTTTACACAGCTCAAATACTGGATGCTGAGTCTTTGTGTACatataacaaaaaatgttttagaaTAGTTAAAGTTGCAGTTCGAAAAACAAAAAGTTTCAcaaagattttgaaaatcaaacTAATAATAGAAGATATCAATGATCATCAACCAGAGTTTCCTCAGAAACAAGTCAATATTAAGTTTTCAGAAACAGATATTCAAGGCACTGTAAAATCTCTTCCAAATGCAATAGACAGAGATCTTGGGTTTCAGAATTCACTTATAGAATAtaaactgaagaaaaaagaagacgagCCTTTTTCCTTATCTGTTTTCAAAAGAGCAGATGGCATCTCTTCCTTAAGGATTATTCTCGAGAAACCATtaaacagagaaattcaagattCATTTACACTTAATGTTATTGCCAAAGATGGAGGAACACCACCAAAGCAGAGTGTATTAAATGTTGTAATCTCAGTTGAAGATGAGAATGATAACCAGCCTGTGTTTTCCAAACCTTTATacaacatttctctaaaatcaactcatgaaaaaacaaaaccagttgtTGTGATATCTGCAACTGATTTAGATCTGGGTGAAAATGGGAAAATTTCTTACTATTTCAGTCCAAAAACGcctgaaatttcaaaaaaatactTCCAATTAAATAAAGAGACTGGAGAGATATTTATGGTTTACAATTCTCAGTTAGATGGAATAACACTTTCTGAGTTATTTGTTGAAGCCAGAGATGGAGGCAGTCCACCTCTCAGTTCCATCGCAACTGTTTTAGTAAATGTTATTGACCAACACAACAACCCTCCAAATATTGATGTCAACTTTATTTCTTCTCAAAATGATAACACAGCAACCATTCCTGAAGATATTAAAGTTGGTAGTTTCATTGCTTATGTGATGGTCACTGACAATGATGTGGGACTTAATGGGCAGGTCAGTTGTGATATTAAACATGACAAATTTAAACTACGGTCAATGGGGTCTAAGGAATACAACTTAGTTCTTGAAAAGCCAGTTGATAGAGAGACACAAGACCATTACAAAATCACTCTCTCTTGTCAGGATAAAGGTCTACCTCCTCTCATATCAACAGAAAATTTATCCATCCAAGTGACTGACATTAATGATGTACAACCAAAATTTACCAAAGATACCTTCCAGTTTCTTActtatgaaaataaagataaagactTCCCTATTGGTTTTGTCAATGCCACTGACCTTGATTTAGGACCAGGTGGTCAACTGacatattttttatcaaacaagGATAAACCTTCACTTCCTTTTATAATTACTAGCTATGGCTTTATTTCAACTACAATGTCATTGGACAGAGAGAAACAAGATGTATATAAGTTCCAAGTGTTTGTGAAAGATAATGGATTGCCTTCTCTGAATGACACTGccaatgttgttgttgaaattttagATCAAAATGACAATGCACCATTTTTCACCTTTCCCAGTGTTGACCCTTACAATCTAGATATTCATTACTATCCACAAGGTAAAAAAGACATAACTGTTCTAAGAGCTTCTGACAGGGACAATGGAAACAATGCTTTCCTAACATACGGATTCTTTAAAGGCAACGACAAAAACTTGTTTGCAATAAAACCTCATTCTGGTGTGGTGTATTTTTCTCGTAAAGTTTACCTAGATGATGCAGGAGCatatgaactggtatttattgtcaAAGACAGTGGCACACCAATGCAGTCAGCAACAACTACAGTTTCCCTGACACTCACTGTTAGCAATAAAACATCTCCAATGTTGACAGCTGTTCAGTTACAATCAGATAACTTGATTGATGTAACTCTATTGATTATCATTGTTGCAGCAGCTGTAAtagtatttgttgttattgttgtttctattaCGCTGTGTATTGTTAGATGTGTTAAACATGGAACTACTACAGTAAGAACAGGGAAGAAACCGCCATACAACTCTGAAATGAGACAACTCCTAATTCAAACAAACAATCCAATTGGATTAATGAATTCTGAGAATATAATCAGTAGAAATGTTCTTCCAAAACGAACAAAACATCAACTTTATCCTGAAAACTTAGCTCAGAACAAATACAAAGCACCAATTATAACAAGAAATATTCTCAAGTCAGCACAG AAATACAGTGAACCAGTAGTCGCAACATCTAATGATGATGCTATGGAACACAACACTGATGTTCCTGATTATACTTTGGAGACACTACCAGCTCAAAGAGATGGAAGACACAAATTACGTGAAGGAGGAGGGAGACATTATGAAGAAATTCCAAGTATGTAA
- the LOC106877102 gene encoding protocadherin beta-15 isoform X2, translated as MFLSLCIVLSLLHDCLMIDLTYRVQEEKPSGTYIADIAADSTFLDTIKSSEQSLITFSQLKEKLTQLFNVTKPGKLYTAQILDAESLCTYNKKCFRIVKVAVRKTKSFTKILKIKLIIEDINDHQPEFPQKQVNIKFSETDIQGTVKSLPNAIDRDLGFQNSLIEYKLKKKEDEPFSLSVFKRADGISSLRIILEKPLNREIQDSFTLNVIAKDGGTPPKQSVLNVVISVEDENDNQPVFSKPLYNISLKSTHEKTKPVVVISATDLDLGENGKISYYFSPKTPEISKKYFQLNKETGEIFMVYNSQLDGITLSELFVEARDGGSPPLSSIATVLVNVIDQHNNPPNIDVNFISSQNDNTATIPEDIKVGSFIAYVMVTDNDVGLNGQVSCDIKHDKFKLRSMGSKEYNLVLEKPVDRETQDHYKITLSCQDKGLPPLISTENLSIQVTDINDVQPKFTKDTFQFLTYENKDKDFPIGFVNATDLDLGPGGQLTYFLSNKDKPSLPFIITSYGFISTTMSLDREKQDVYKFQVFVKDNGLPSLNDTANVVVEILDQNDNAPFFTFPSVDPYNLDIHYYPQGKKDITVLRASDRDNGNNAFLTYGFFKGNDKNLFAIKPHSGVVYFSRKVYLDDAGAYELVFIVKDSGTPMQSATTTVSLTLTVSNKTSPMLTAVQLQSDNLIDVTLLIIIVAAAVIVFVVIVVSITLCIVRCVKHGTTTVRTGKKPPYNSEMRQLLIQTNNPIGLMNSENIISRNVLPKRTKHQLYPENLAQNKYKAPIITRNILKSAQKYSEPVVATSNDDAMEHNTDVPDYTLETLPAQRDGRHKLREGGGRHYEEIPK; from the exons ATGTTTCTATCACTGTGTATAGTACTGTCACTCTTGCATGACTGTCTAATGATAGATCTTACCTACCGAGTGCAAGAAGAGAAACCTTCAGGAACATATATTGCAGATATTGCTGCTGACTCAACCTTTTTGGACACTATCAAGTCATCAGAACAAAGTCTGATAACATTCAGTCAGTTGAAAGAAAAGTTAACACAACTGTTCAATGTTACAAAGCCAGGAAAGCTTTACACAGCTCAAATACTGGATGCTGAGTCTTTGTGTACatataacaaaaaatgttttagaaTAGTTAAAGTTGCAGTTCGAAAAACAAAAAGTTTCAcaaagattttgaaaatcaaacTAATAATAGAAGATATCAATGATCATCAACCAGAGTTTCCTCAGAAACAAGTCAATATTAAGTTTTCAGAAACAGATATTCAAGGCACTGTAAAATCTCTTCCAAATGCAATAGACAGAGATCTTGGGTTTCAGAATTCACTTATAGAATAtaaactgaagaaaaaagaagacgagCCTTTTTCCTTATCTGTTTTCAAAAGAGCAGATGGCATCTCTTCCTTAAGGATTATTCTCGAGAAACCATtaaacagagaaattcaagattCATTTACACTTAATGTTATTGCCAAAGATGGAGGAACACCACCAAAGCAGAGTGTATTAAATGTTGTAATCTCAGTTGAAGATGAGAATGATAACCAGCCTGTGTTTTCCAAACCTTTATacaacatttctctaaaatcaactcatgaaaaaacaaaaccagttgtTGTGATATCTGCAACTGATTTAGATCTGGGTGAAAATGGGAAAATTTCTTACTATTTCAGTCCAAAAACGcctgaaatttcaaaaaaatactTCCAATTAAATAAAGAGACTGGAGAGATATTTATGGTTTACAATTCTCAGTTAGATGGAATAACACTTTCTGAGTTATTTGTTGAAGCCAGAGATGGAGGCAGTCCACCTCTCAGTTCCATCGCAACTGTTTTAGTAAATGTTATTGACCAACACAACAACCCTCCAAATATTGATGTCAACTTTATTTCTTCTCAAAATGATAACACAGCAACCATTCCTGAAGATATTAAAGTTGGTAGTTTCATTGCTTATGTGATGGTCACTGACAATGATGTGGGACTTAATGGGCAGGTCAGTTGTGATATTAAACATGACAAATTTAAACTACGGTCAATGGGGTCTAAGGAATACAACTTAGTTCTTGAAAAGCCAGTTGATAGAGAGACACAAGACCATTACAAAATCACTCTCTCTTGTCAGGATAAAGGTCTACCTCCTCTCATATCAACAGAAAATTTATCCATCCAAGTGACTGACATTAATGATGTACAACCAAAATTTACCAAAGATACCTTCCAGTTTCTTActtatgaaaataaagataaagactTCCCTATTGGTTTTGTCAATGCCACTGACCTTGATTTAGGACCAGGTGGTCAACTGacatattttttatcaaacaagGATAAACCTTCACTTCCTTTTATAATTACTAGCTATGGCTTTATTTCAACTACAATGTCATTGGACAGAGAGAAACAAGATGTATATAAGTTCCAAGTGTTTGTGAAAGATAATGGATTGCCTTCTCTGAATGACACTGccaatgttgttgttgaaattttagATCAAAATGACAATGCACCATTTTTCACCTTTCCCAGTGTTGACCCTTACAATCTAGATATTCATTACTATCCACAAGGTAAAAAAGACATAACTGTTCTAAGAGCTTCTGACAGGGACAATGGAAACAATGCTTTCCTAACATACGGATTCTTTAAAGGCAACGACAAAAACTTGTTTGCAATAAAACCTCATTCTGGTGTGGTGTATTTTTCTCGTAAAGTTTACCTAGATGATGCAGGAGCatatgaactggtatttattgtcaAAGACAGTGGCACACCAATGCAGTCAGCAACAACTACAGTTTCCCTGACACTCACTGTTAGCAATAAAACATCTCCAATGTTGACAGCTGTTCAGTTACAATCAGATAACTTGATTGATGTAACTCTATTGATTATCATTGTTGCAGCAGCTGTAAtagtatttgttgttattgttgtttctattaCGCTGTGTATTGTTAGATGTGTTAAACATGGAACTACTACAGTAAGAACAGGGAAGAAACCGCCATACAACTCTGAAATGAGACAACTCCTAATTCAAACAAACAATCCAATTGGATTAATGAATTCTGAGAATATAATCAGTAGAAATGTTCTTCCAAAACGAACAAAACATCAACTTTATCCTGAAAACTTAGCTCAGAACAAATACAAAGCACCAATTATAACAAGAAATATTCTCAAGTCAGCACAG AAATACAGTGAACCAGTAGTCGCAACATCTAATGATGATGCTATGGAACACAACACTGATGTTCCTGATTATACTTTGGAGACACTACCAGCTCAAAGAGATGGAAGACACAAATTACGTGAAGGAGGAGGGAGACATTATGAAGAAATTCCAA aataa